From the Lathyrus oleraceus cultivar Zhongwan6 chromosome 4, CAAS_Psat_ZW6_1.0, whole genome shotgun sequence genome, one window contains:
- the LOC127138272 gene encoding BTB/POZ domain-containing protein At5g47800, translating to MKFMKLGTKSDTFYTEQATRTLTSDIASDLMIQINDVTYLLHRFALLPKCGLLQRLCYESSDAESVTVELHDIPGGEDAFELCAKFCYGISINISAHNFVSAFCAAKFLRMNESVEKGNFVGKLDSFFNSCILESWKDPIATLQSTATLPEWSENLGIVRKCIDSIIEKILTPSQQVKWSFTYTRPGYTKKQHHSVPKDWWTEDVSDLDIDLFRCIIMAIRSTYVLPPQLIGEALHVYACRWLPGITKLNKTSGSSASQTEESKLKNRKILETIVGMIPADRGSVSVGFLFRLLSISIHLNASSVIKTELIRRASLQFEEATVSDLLYPSKSSSDQNYYDIELVLAVLETFLKLWKRMSPGAVDNSYFLRSIRNVGKLIDSYLQVVARDDNMQVSKFVSLAETVPSIARADHNDLYKAIDIYLKVHPDLSKAEKKRLCGILDCQKLTPEVRGHAVKNELLPLRTVVQLLYFEQEKESMANTGHKLLKQHEMILGAKQRTTTKDSQSKQSLGTTQNLESREKDEHRNKRMDGNLALEMEKKMVIRGRDIEEKDESSSSYKLIRRARSKSEHSMKRADREK from the exons ATGAAGTTCATGAAACTTGGGACGAAGTCGGATACTTTCTACACCGAACAAGCTACCAG GACATTGACATCAGATATAGCCTCAGATCTTATGATACAAATCAATGATGTTACTTATCTTCTACATCGG TTTGCGCTTCTTCCGAAATGTGGCCTCCTACAAAGGCTTTGCTATGAATCTAGTGACGCGGAGAGTGTTACTGTGGAGCTTCATGATATTCCTGGAGGGGAAGATGCTTTTGAACTTTGTGCTAAGTTTTGTTATGGAATTTCGATCAACATTAGTGCTCATAACTTTGTATCTGCATTTTGTGCTGCCAAGTTCCTTAGAATGAACGAGTCCGTTGAGAAGGGAAATTTCGTAGGAAAACTCGACTCTTTCTTCAATTCATGCATTCTCGAAAGCTGGAAGGATCCCATTGCAACTCTTCAGAGTACTGCTACGTTACCAGAATGGTCGGAGAATCTCGGTATTGTCCGAAAGTGCATTGATTCCATCATCGAGAAAATTCTCACACCTTCACAACAG GTGAAATGGTCCTTCACCTACACCAGACCCGGTTACACGAAAAAACAGCATCATTCTGTTCCAAAGGATTGGTGGACTGAGGATGTTTCTGATCTCGACATCGATCTATTCAGATGCATAATAATGGCTATTCGATCAACCTACGTGCTTCCGCCGCAGCTTATCGGCGAAGCTTTACATGTCTACGCGTGCCGCTGGCTACCGGGAATCACAAAGCTGAATAAAACTTCAGGCAGTTCAGCCTCTCAAACAGAAGAATCTAAGCTGAAAAACAGAAAAATCCTTGAAACAATTGTAGGCATGATTCCTGCAGATAGAGGTTCTGTTTCAGTTGGATTCTTGTTTCGACTTCTCAGCATTTCGATCCATTTGAACGCTTCGTCGGTGATAAAGACGGAACTGATAAGACGAGCTAGCTTACAGTTTGAGGAGGCAACAGTGAGTGACCTTCTTTATCCTTCAAAATCATCTTCTGATCAGAATTATTATGATATAGAATTAGTTCTAGCAGTGTTGGAAACCTTCCTAAAGCTTTGGAAAAGAATGTCCCCTGGCGCGGTCGATAACAGCTACTTCTTGAGATCAATCAGAAATGTTGGAAAACTCATTGATTCCTATCTTCAAGTGGTTGCAAGAGATGATAATATGCAAGTCTCCAAGTTTGTTTCTCTCGCTGAAACCGTGCCGAGCATTGCCCGAGCTGATCACAATGATCTTTACAAGGCAATTGACATCTACCTTAAGGTACATCCTGACCTGAGTAAAGCAGAAAAGAAGAGACTGTGTGGGATTCTAGATTGCCAAAAGCTCACGCCAGAAGTGCGCGGCCATGCTGTAAAAAACGAGCTTCTGCCATTAAGAACCGTAGTGCAGCTTCTGTACTTTGAACAAGAGAAAGAATCTATGGCAAACACCGGTCATAAACTGTTAAAACAACATGAGATGATTCTAGGAGCAAAACAAAGAACAACTACAAAGGATAGTCAAAGCAAGCAATCATTAGGAACCACACAGAATCTTGAAAGTAGAGAAAAAGATGAGCACAGAAACAAAAGAATGGATGGAAATTTGGCATTAGAGATGGAAAAAAAGATGGTGATAAGAGGAAGAGACATTGAAGAGAAAGATGAAAGTAGTTCAAGCTACAAGTTGATAAGAAGGGCAAGAAGTAAATCAGAACATAGCATGAAAAGGGCAGATAGAGAGAAATAA